One window from the genome of Halobellus ruber encodes:
- a CDS encoding DUF7385 family protein: MEDSEYEELTSSLTPHESAGGVTTYRNTVSIACPACGDPFDDLVICEDEYNSLELSMLLDLCVTTHEDEVLLFTHKQ, from the coding sequence ATGGAGGACAGCGAGTACGAGGAACTCACCTCGTCGTTGACGCCCCACGAGTCCGCGGGCGGGGTGACGACCTACCGGAACACCGTGAGCATCGCCTGCCCAGCGTGCGGTGACCCCTTCGACGATCTGGTCATCTGTGAGGACGAGTACAACAGCTTGGAGCTCAGTATGCTGCTGGACCTCTGCGTAACCACGCACGAAGACGAGGTCCTGCTTTTCACCCACAAGCAATAG